Proteins from a single region of Styela clava chromosome 1, kaStyClav1.hap1.2, whole genome shotgun sequence:
- the LOC120348480 gene encoding uncharacterized protein LOC120348480, producing the protein MSCRKKTPPFINEGISTSSLVRVEETKLLGRSQEVKPKCLLTEFDVSIFSGICKSIKGKSYKYERKLDTHTWKPLADSLCKSTKLKRKLSDEKDICNEEQDSCKDIIVPKKLDIRKKWIKFTKYETPWSGLECSYSNELPVTRKRCCLLESMFGTEVSILGQQDHMMWNVRSLDDHESVEVSYGGGKHTTVMWKIYDRYVFAFKTPGSKLYYVSAYHAGPGELFIRTNETHPLSVSHNNMATDLRFFRYEYDRKINGYVLKPEFNTDLFVIAKQRIVTLAQVSSTEDPRWILQL; encoded by the exons ATGAGCTGCCGAAAAAAGACTCCTCCATTCATAAATGAAGGTATTTCTACCAGTAGTTTGGTTCGAGTCGAAGAAACCAAACTTCTAGGACGTTCACAAGAAGTAAAACCAAAGTGCCTCTTGACTGAATTTGATGTGTCTATTTTCAGCGGCATTTGCAAAAGCATAAAGGGCAAGAGTTATAAATATGAAAGAAAGTTGGATACAC aTACATGGAAACCATTGGCAGATTCTTTATGCAAATCGACAAAGCTAAAACGCAAGCTTTCAGATGAAAAAGATATCTGCAATGAAGAACAGGATAGTTGCAAAGATATCATTGTTCCGAAGAAGTTAGACATAAGAAAAAAATGgattaaatttacaaaatatgaaacgcCTTGGTCGGGTTTAGAATGCTCATATTCTAACGAACTCCCCGTCACCAGAAAAAGATGTTGTTTACTGGAGTCTATGTTTGGAACAGAAGTATCTATTTTAGGGCAGCAAGATCATATGATGTGGAACGTACGCAGCTTGGACGACCACGAATCTGTAGAGGTTTCATATGGCGGTGGAAAGCATACCACTGTAATGTGGAAGATCTATGACCGCTATGTATTTGCTTTCAAAACGCCAGGATCGAAATTATATTACGTAAGCGCTTATCACGCAGGTCCTGGCGAACTATTTATAAGAACGAATGAAACGCATCCGCTTTCTGTTAGTCATAATAATATGGCAACCGATCTTAGATTTTTCCGGTATGAATATGATCGTAAAATAAACGGATACGTATTGAAGCCAGAGTTTAACACAGATCTGTTCGTTATTGCGAAACAAAGAATCGTGACGTTAGCACAAGTATCGAGCACGGAAGACCCAAGATGGATACTGCAgctttaa
- the LOC120348241 gene encoding putative MFS-type transporter C09D4.1 — MPSEIKLYPIRWLVTVILSVTGCANIFQWIFMAAVNQLIADYFKVSLQVVDWIMLCQALGGLLMALPIGLLCIAKPLHTKIFFKSALLHIVVSSLGVLLVLHTGKGFPLLMISGLLTGVANTVYFVLIPLVGTVWFGEREQGTIYGIGWFAVSAGGLLATVLPTLLLHLSSPDEVAHDIHKVVYVFVFICVFSFISLLGLCVLIPNMPAIPPSRVEAMRVQAISSSIHELTMKKAIRDFIIELKVLITEVNNMILSLIFAIAQALFSVQYMMTPIISTDGDESIATLASMKLRILISFSVGGLVAAVATGIAVDKFKQYNPMARFIGVALFLSSILMILCFYFKLQIVMYFAYFFYGAFIGSITAFVAEILKQTVHLKVSESTQGIWLAIGMSVFTFIIPPVVRLVYSKYGPLYFLILNSSLALIPCIMACSINPKLQRFLTETVRLMDGAADIERNSPDGREQS, encoded by the coding sequence ATGCCTTCGGAGATAAAACTATACCCAATAAGGTGGCTGGTCACCGTCATTTTGAGCGTCACAGGATgtgcaaatatatttcaatggATCTTCATGGCTGCTGTAAATCAATTGATTGCGGATTACTTCAAAGTTAGTCTTCAAGTTGTTGACTGGATTATGCTCTGTCAAGCTTTAGGTGGGTTGCTTATGGCCCTACCTATTGGATTATTGTGTATTGCGAAGCCACtacacacaaaaatatttttcaaaagcGCCTTACTGCATATCGTGGTTTCATCGCTAGGAGTGCTGCTTGTTCTTCATACCGGAAAAGGATTTCCACTTCTGATGATTTCTGGACTACTTACTGGTGTTGCGAACACTGTGTACTTCGTACTGATACCACTTGTTGGCACGGTCTGGTTTGGCGAAAGAGAACAGGGAACAATTTATGGAATCGGATGGTTTGCTGTATCAGCTGGAGGCTTATTGGCAACGGTGTTGCCAACTTTACTACTGCACTTGTCTTCTCCAGACGAAGTGGCCCACGATATTCACAAAGTGGTATATGTATTTGTTTTCATTTGTGTGTTTTCTTTTATCAGTCTCCTAGGTCTGTgtgtattaataccaaatatgCCGGCAATTCCACCTTCGCGCGTCGAGGCAATGCGAGTACAAGCCATTAGCTCATCAATTCATGAGTTGACAATGAAAAAGGCAATTCGTGATTTCATCATAGAACTAAAAGTACTCATTACTGAAGTAAATAATATGATTCTCTCACTCATTTTTGCCATTGCTCAAGCATTATTTAGTGTCCAGTACATGATGACGCCGATCATCTCAACAGACGGAGATGAAAGTATAGCAACACTGGCATCTATGAAGCTACGAATACTTATTTCGTTTTCTGTTGGAGGTCTCGTGGCGGCAGTCGCGACAGGCATAGCTGTAGACAAATTCAAACAATACAACCCAATGGCGAGGTTTATAGGTGTGGCTTTATTTTTGTCAAGtattttaatgattttatgCTTCTATTTTAAACTTCAAATTGTAAtgtattttgcttattttttctATGGGGCTTTCATCGGTTCTATAACAGCTTTTGTTGCTGAAATCTTAAAACAAACAGTTCATTTAAAAGTCAGCGAATCGACTCAAGGAATATGGCTTGCGATCGGTATGAGCGTATTCACTTTTATTATACCACCTGTAGTTAGACTGGTATATTCGAAATATGGTCctctttattttttgattttaaattcgTCCTTGGCCCTAATACCATGCATCATGGCATGTAGCATAAATCCCAAACTTCAAAGATTTTTAACGGAAACCGTCAGATTAATGGACGGGGCTGCCGACATTGAAAGAAATAGTCCAGACGGTCGGGAACAAAGCTAG